Proteins found in one Synechococcus sp. LA31 genomic segment:
- a CDS encoding calcium-binding protein has translation MAFTTTTGAGGTSLIGTSGVDAVSLDGNAFPLFIGAQASNDVITLTGNSSNITAELGKGADTFNSAAFSTGTVQGGYGNDFVTFTGSISGGLYQGNEGDDSITLLAVSNNAKINANAGNDTVNVNGNLTSSQVLGGQGNDTLDIGDVAITGGAKINGNKGNDTIDLADLTTATKDMASSTIFGGAGNDNFIAPGGGADVILSGDNGNDTVRGAAGSDTLYGGEGNDLIIGGDGGNVLSGGSGSDIFNNSFDTATGLSGTAATITVATGELGYVTDFSSSDDKVSFTGSTWGNNTTVYTTAGAGAWSAAFVVGRVYAITGTLSSDNATFTVGSTVNAGADTLLAKAVSTTSLQGVEEGVVLRGVNSSVIGSGSLAVA, from the coding sequence TTGGCTTTCACGACCACCACCGGTGCAGGCGGCACCTCTCTGATCGGCACCTCTGGTGTCGATGCAGTATCCCTTGATGGAAATGCTTTTCCCCTCTTCATCGGGGCTCAAGCATCCAATGATGTGATTACTCTCACGGGTAATAGCTCCAATATCACGGCCGAACTCGGAAAGGGAGCTGACACCTTCAACTCGGCAGCTTTTTCTACTGGCACCGTTCAAGGCGGTTACGGAAACGACTTCGTCACCTTCACCGGCTCAATCTCCGGCGGCCTTTACCAAGGGAATGAAGGCGATGATTCGATTACCCTTCTAGCGGTAAGCAATAACGCGAAGATCAACGCCAATGCAGGAAACGATACAGTCAATGTCAATGGGAATTTGACCTCTTCCCAAGTATTGGGAGGTCAAGGCAATGACACTCTTGACATTGGCGACGTAGCCATTACCGGAGGCGCCAAAATCAATGGCAACAAAGGCAATGACACCATTGATCTCGCCGACCTCACGACAGCAACCAAAGATATGGCTTCTTCCACCATTTTTGGTGGAGCAGGCAACGATAACTTCATCGCTCCTGGCGGCGGAGCTGATGTAATTCTCAGTGGCGACAACGGCAACGACACTGTGCGAGGTGCCGCTGGTTCCGATACTCTTTACGGTGGCGAAGGCAATGACTTGATCATCGGTGGTGATGGTGGAAACGTCCTCTCAGGTGGATCAGGGTCTGACATCTTCAATAACAGCTTCGACACCGCCACAGGCCTTTCTGGAACGGCAGCCACCATCACCGTTGCAACTGGTGAACTCGGCTATGTGACCGACTTCTCATCTTCTGATGACAAAGTCTCCTTCACAGGCTCTACATGGGGCAACAACACCACCGTTTACACCACCGCAGGTGCCGGTGCTTGGTCTGCAGCATTTGTTGTTGGTCGGGTCTATGCCATCACAGGAACACTGAGCAGCGACAACGCAACCTTTACTGTTGGTTCCACAGTCAATGCCGGCGCAGACACTCTTCTGGCCAAGGCAGTTAGCACTACCAGCCTTCAAGGTGTTGAAGAAGGTGTTGTCCTTCGAGGAGTTAATTCAAGCGTAATCGGTTCCGGCAGCCTTGCAGTTGCTTGA
- a CDS encoding TA system VapC family ribonuclease toxin: protein MSSSADLPDLNVWLALATPDHIHHQQAVAYWEEQAAEQVLFCTATALGLVRLVCQPKVMGSAVKSAQGASALLQAFCQQPGVRMATPASDGWDVFHQLMGKENLPARLCTDAYLAALAISNGWRLVSLDRDFERFAALERLTLI, encoded by the coding sequence ATGAGCAGCAGCGCAGACCTCCCAGACTTGAACGTGTGGCTGGCACTGGCAACACCCGATCACATCCATCACCAACAAGCAGTGGCCTACTGGGAAGAGCAAGCCGCTGAGCAGGTGCTGTTTTGCACGGCGACTGCCCTTGGCCTCGTGCGACTGGTGTGCCAACCCAAGGTGATGGGCTCAGCCGTGAAAAGTGCCCAGGGCGCTTCGGCGTTACTGCAAGCGTTTTGCCAGCAACCAGGTGTTCGCATGGCAACTCCAGCCAGCGATGGATGGGATGTGTTCCACCAGCTGATGGGGAAGGAGAACCTGCCGGCCCGCCTCTGCACCGATGCCTACCTCGCAGCGCTAGCGATCAGCAACGGCTGGCGCCTGGTGAGCCTTGATCGCGACTTCGAGCGCTTCGCCGCTCTGGAACGACTCACGCTCATCTGA
- a CDS encoding glycosyltransferase — protein MRSPLLLIVGMHRSGTSLLGSLLPACDIAMPGPLIPGDTHNPEGYFERADVTALQEQLLIDLERWWPAPRGMQPLPEGWLESPLGQTALADLIDLLLPEAEHQPGPWAIKDPRSSLLLPLWKAACQQLGIPLTLLLAVRDPAEVMVSLVRRDQAATGMDGWRAQQLWWHHNAQVLRDGGDLPLQVVSYSHWFEPRSALAQLQQLAPSISTEQRHQALQAIKPQHRRSRRQPLPARLAPPVQELYQHLERLALRPSQRTAIEQWLDRQNPLSPLAPLPKRRSQLKRSIQMRRGHAPSNQVATHPWGYLAEITCGSQGPVAEHQLAFWLEHGFRDFELSQWAALAGACPAAMPWPAQGNAVTLQVRGGDLNAWPTHAWLQHCPIQGAASIHATPLGAAEANAIALNLADLSPGPACAAELLAMAALERVWDPNPERVRLLRQFGVNASWLQPAAVGNGALRGSPADWAACSAALGLAAPDSLRRLGTTICLGSGGEACDQGLQPPLLGVPGFDGLSIAGPEQARLQALWLQGCLDGGLELVRFQPTPAEQELEGWRLLIQPQQAGRAPIVLPSDPMGANELLEELHWYRQGCPPPEPCCTPEPKHRVLLERSQGRCHTAVCISLYNYGPRIHQALESVLHQEQASGLELIVVDDASTDNGAAVVQAWMAEHHSRFARCLLLQHTANGGLASARNTAFAAAESPWCFVLDADNQLDPLAVAHCGLLAEAADPSCAVIHSLIRVQPEPGCHDPRHLVSDLPWQQEIFKRGNYIDAMALVRREAWQAVGGYTHIPGGWEDFDFWCSLIDAGCHGSLCPQVLATYTSHSSSMRNSNTNQRTYRLSRLLQARHPWLELPQARDQAVWPGRTTRPLGIDAH, from the coding sequence ATGCGTAGCCCGCTCCTGCTGATCGTGGGCATGCACCGCAGCGGTACCTCGCTACTGGGTTCCCTGCTGCCGGCCTGCGACATCGCCATGCCCGGCCCCTTGATCCCCGGCGATACCCACAACCCGGAGGGCTACTTCGAGCGGGCCGACGTGACGGCCCTGCAGGAGCAGTTGCTGATCGATCTGGAGCGCTGGTGGCCCGCGCCCCGGGGCATGCAGCCCCTGCCCGAGGGCTGGCTGGAAAGCCCCCTGGGCCAAACGGCCCTGGCCGACCTGATCGATTTGCTGCTACCCGAAGCCGAGCACCAGCCGGGCCCCTGGGCGATCAAAGATCCCCGCAGCAGCCTGTTGTTGCCTCTCTGGAAAGCGGCCTGTCAACAGCTGGGCATTCCCCTGACGCTGCTGCTGGCTGTGCGTGATCCTGCGGAAGTGATGGTGTCGCTGGTGCGGCGCGATCAGGCCGCCACGGGCATGGACGGTTGGCGGGCCCAACAGCTCTGGTGGCATCACAACGCCCAGGTGCTGCGAGATGGCGGAGATCTACCACTGCAAGTGGTCAGCTACAGCCACTGGTTTGAACCGCGATCCGCGCTGGCGCAGCTCCAGCAACTGGCCCCCAGCATCAGCACGGAGCAGCGGCATCAGGCGTTGCAGGCGATCAAACCGCAACACCGCCGCAGCCGCCGGCAGCCGTTGCCTGCTCGTTTAGCCCCACCCGTGCAGGAGCTGTATCAACACTTGGAGCGCTTGGCACTCAGGCCTTCCCAACGGACGGCCATTGAGCAGTGGCTGGATCGGCAAAACCCCCTCTCGCCCCTGGCGCCACTGCCAAAGCGCCGGAGCCAACTCAAACGTTCTATCCAGATGCGGCGCGGCCATGCTCCCAGCAACCAGGTGGCCACACACCCCTGGGGCTACCTGGCCGAGATCACCTGCGGCAGCCAGGGGCCAGTCGCTGAGCATCAGCTCGCCTTCTGGCTGGAGCATGGCTTTCGAGATTTTGAGCTGAGCCAGTGGGCAGCCCTGGCGGGAGCCTGTCCGGCCGCCATGCCTTGGCCAGCGCAAGGCAACGCCGTCACCCTCCAGGTGCGTGGGGGTGATCTGAACGCCTGGCCGACCCATGCCTGGCTGCAGCATTGCCCGATCCAAGGCGCCGCTTCCATCCACGCCACACCGCTAGGAGCCGCGGAGGCCAACGCCATCGCGCTCAACCTCGCAGATCTCAGCCCCGGGCCGGCCTGCGCCGCTGAGCTGCTGGCCATGGCAGCGCTGGAGCGGGTGTGGGATCCCAACCCAGAGCGCGTGCGCCTGCTGCGGCAGTTCGGGGTGAACGCCTCCTGGTTGCAGCCAGCCGCCGTAGGCAATGGAGCGCTTCGCGGCAGCCCCGCAGACTGGGCCGCCTGCAGCGCGGCCCTCGGCCTGGCAGCACCTGATTCCTTGCGCCGGTTAGGCACCACGATTTGCCTCGGCAGCGGCGGAGAGGCCTGTGATCAGGGGCTCCAACCTCCCCTGCTGGGGGTGCCTGGGTTCGATGGCCTGAGCATCGCTGGCCCAGAGCAAGCCAGGCTGCAGGCCCTGTGGCTGCAGGGTTGTCTGGATGGGGGCCTGGAGCTGGTGCGTTTCCAACCCACACCCGCTGAACAAGAGCTGGAGGGATGGAGGCTGCTGATCCAGCCTCAACAGGCCGGCCGCGCCCCGATCGTGCTGCCCAGCGATCCGATGGGTGCCAACGAACTGCTGGAGGAGCTGCACTGGTATCGCCAGGGCTGTCCGCCCCCTGAACCCTGCTGCACCCCAGAGCCCAAGCACAGGGTGTTGTTGGAGCGCAGCCAAGGCCGCTGCCACACCGCCGTGTGCATCAGCCTCTACAACTACGGCCCTCGCATTCATCAGGCACTGGAGAGCGTGCTCCATCAGGAGCAGGCCAGCGGCCTGGAGCTGATCGTGGTCGACGACGCCTCCACCGACAACGGCGCCGCCGTTGTGCAGGCCTGGATGGCCGAGCACCACAGCCGCTTTGCGCGTTGCCTGCTGCTGCAACACACCGCCAATGGCGGCCTCGCCTCAGCCCGCAACACCGCCTTTGCCGCCGCCGAAAGCCCTTGGTGCTTCGTGCTCGATGCCGACAACCAACTGGATCCCTTGGCCGTGGCCCACTGCGGCCTGCTTGCCGAGGCAGCAGATCCAAGCTGTGCGGTGATCCACAGCCTGATCCGCGTACAGCCAGAGCCCGGCTGCCACGATCCGCGCCACCTGGTGAGCGATCTGCCCTGGCAGCAAGAGATCTTCAAACGCGGCAACTACATCGATGCCATGGCCCTGGTGCGCCGCGAGGCCTGGCAGGCCGTGGGCGGCTACACCCACATCCCCGGCGGCTGGGAAGACTTCGACTTTTGGTGCTCCCTCATCGACGCCGGCTGCCACGGCAGCCTCTGCCCCCAGGTGCTCGCCACCTACACCAGCCACAGCAGCTCGATGCGCAACAGCAACACCAACCAGCGCACCTATCGCCTCAGCCGCCTGCTCCAGGCACGCCACCCCTGGCTCGAGCTACCCCAGGCACGCGATCAGGCGGTGTGGCCCGGGAGGACAACCCGGCCACTCGGAATTGATGCGCACTAA
- a CDS encoding HlyD family secretion protein, whose translation MFRQAQHSLEQRVKAGAEEGEVLQQSPVWMRATTWGLMGTAAFGIGWLAIAQTEEIVVAPGKLEPLGGVREIQIPINGVVKTLDVKEGEQVKKGQILLTLDPEASSQRQKSVSQSLQLTQEQLRLKQEELKQYLQLNTTEQAKLQRNLQLNEEILERYARLEAQGASAELQLLEQRNRVEEIRGQLEQTQVDRLRQVAVLDQATQQLRSQLAQLRGDLSEQNMNIRYQTVTSPVDGVVFELKPQGAGFVNRDSMPVLKVVPFDKLEARVEIQSSDIGFVHVGQAADLSIDSFPATDFGVLEGTVRRVGSDALPPDQQKQTYRYPADIRLTNQQLKLRDGNLLPLQVGMSLTANIKLRKVSYLQLLLGSFKDKADSLRQI comes from the coding sequence TTGTTCCGCCAAGCTCAGCATTCGCTCGAACAACGGGTGAAAGCCGGTGCCGAAGAAGGCGAGGTGTTGCAGCAATCCCCCGTGTGGATGCGAGCCACCACCTGGGGCTTGATGGGCACCGCCGCCTTTGGCATCGGCTGGCTGGCAATCGCGCAGACAGAGGAGATCGTGGTGGCGCCGGGGAAGCTGGAACCCCTGGGCGGCGTGCGCGAGATCCAGATCCCGATCAATGGCGTCGTGAAAACCCTCGATGTGAAAGAAGGCGAACAGGTGAAGAAAGGCCAGATATTGCTCACCTTGGATCCTGAAGCCAGCAGCCAGCGGCAAAAAAGCGTGAGTCAGTCACTCCAACTCACCCAGGAACAATTACGGCTCAAGCAGGAGGAACTGAAGCAGTATCTGCAGCTGAACACCACAGAACAGGCCAAACTGCAACGCAACCTGCAACTCAACGAAGAAATTCTCGAGCGCTATGCACGCCTCGAAGCTCAGGGCGCGAGCGCCGAACTACAATTACTGGAGCAGCGCAACCGCGTTGAAGAGATCCGCGGGCAGCTCGAACAAACACAGGTAGATCGGCTACGCCAAGTGGCCGTGCTTGATCAGGCAACCCAGCAGTTGCGCAGCCAGCTTGCCCAGCTACGTGGAGACCTGAGCGAACAAAACATGAACATCCGCTATCAGACGGTGACCTCCCCGGTGGATGGCGTGGTGTTCGAACTCAAACCCCAGGGCGCAGGCTTCGTGAACCGTGACAGCATGCCGGTGTTGAAGGTGGTGCCATTCGACAAGCTGGAGGCTCGCGTGGAAATCCAGAGCTCTGATATCGGCTTTGTGCACGTGGGCCAGGCCGCCGATCTCTCGATCGACTCATTTCCAGCCACTGATTTCGGCGTGCTTGAGGGCACGGTGCGCCGCGTGGGCTCCGACGCCCTGCCCCCCGACCAGCAAAAGCAGACGTACCGCTACCCGGCGGATATCCGCCTGACCAACCAGCAGCTCAAACTCAGGGATGGGAACCTCCTCCCACTGCAGGTGGGCATGAGCCTGACCGCCAACATCAAGCTAAGGAAAGTGAGCTATCTTCAGCTGCTGCTAGGCAGCTTCAAAGACAAAGCCGACTCGCTACGCCAGATCTGA
- a CDS encoding XRE family transcriptional regulator encodes MTRSFSELTKDFSPERRERIEQRKEQLRQEMTLAELRKAFSLTQATLAKNLNVKQAEISKIENRADMLMSTLRNFVQAMGGDLQVRAVFPDCAIEISTFSSLAGKPKPGKPRTGRKKYPLVRA; translated from the coding sequence ATGACCCGCTCTTTCTCTGAACTCACCAAGGACTTCAGCCCTGAGCGCCGGGAGCGCATCGAGCAGCGCAAAGAGCAGCTGCGGCAGGAAATGACCCTGGCAGAACTTCGCAAGGCTTTTTCCCTCACTCAGGCCACACTGGCCAAGAACCTCAACGTCAAGCAGGCCGAGATCTCCAAGATCGAGAATCGGGCCGACATGCTGATGAGCACCCTGCGCAACTTCGTCCAGGCCATGGGTGGTGACCTCCAGGTCAGGGCTGTGTTTCCCGACTGCGCCATTGAGATCAGCACGTTTTCGTCACTCGCCGGTAAGCCAAAGCCCGGCAAGCCACGCACTGGCAGGAAGAAATATCCATTGGTAAGGGCGTAG
- a CDS encoding type II toxin-antitoxin system RelE/ParE family toxin, whose translation MWDVCQTAVFEDWWCELSEQEQDDVTAIVELLEEMEPQLPFPYCSGVEGSRHSHMRELRIQSHGDPLRVFYAFDPNRSALLLIGGNKTGKDKRFYKTMIPKADALYDEHLNSLNTQSKP comes from the coding sequence ATGTGGGATGTCTGTCAGACCGCTGTCTTCGAAGACTGGTGGTGCGAGCTCAGCGAGCAGGAGCAGGACGATGTGACAGCCATCGTGGAGCTACTGGAGGAGATGGAGCCTCAGCTGCCCTTCCCCTACTGCTCAGGTGTGGAGGGTTCCAGGCACAGCCATATGCGCGAGCTACGCATTCAGTCCCATGGCGACCCCCTGCGTGTGTTCTATGCCTTTGATCCAAACCGCAGCGCCCTCCTGTTGATCGGTGGCAACAAGACCGGCAAGGACAAACGCTTCTACAAAACGATGATCCCTAAAGCAGACGCGCTTTACGACGAACACCTCAACAGCCTGAACACCCAATCCAAGCCATGA
- a CDS encoding type II toxin-antitoxin system Phd/YefM family antitoxin yields MQEAKTHLDHLVEEAAAGDAFLICKAGKPMACVTPIDQDTSPKPLPRRLGLLEGQCSVPDDFDRLGSEASSDLFEGA; encoded by the coding sequence ATGCAAGAGGCCAAAACCCACCTTGATCACCTGGTGGAAGAGGCTGCAGCCGGTGATGCATTTCTGATCTGCAAAGCGGGCAAGCCGATGGCGTGTGTCACCCCCATCGACCAAGACACATCACCAAAGCCTCTCCCGCGGCGTCTCGGGCTGCTGGAGGGCCAATGCTCCGTGCCAGACGATTTCGATCGTTTGGGCAGTGAGGCCAGCTCCGATCTCTTCGAGGGAGCGTGA
- a CDS encoding type II toxin-antitoxin system VapB family antitoxin yields MRTTVTLDDALLAQAQQLCDENERSALGERESACGLAALGGSQPHLEPIPRRRSAA; encoded by the coding sequence ATGCGCACCACCGTGACCCTCGACGATGCACTGCTGGCTCAAGCCCAGCAGCTCTGCGATGAGAACGAGCGCTCCGCACTGGGCGAGCGAGAAAGCGCCTGTGGACTGGCAGCCCTGGGCGGCAGTCAACCGCATCTCGAGCCGATTCCACGGCGCCGCAGCGCCGCATGA
- a CDS encoding sulfotransferase domain-containing protein, with protein sequence MSRNLSFVTFLIAGVQKGGTTALADYLRQHPALFIPALKELHFFDNEDLNWQHPEQTISTYHAYFKDAPTGSLWGEATPIYSYWWPAMARIWTYNSAMRVILCLRNPVERAYSHWAMETGRAWDAVSFAEAIASEQERCRSALPEQHRVFSYISRGFYSEQLRRLWSFFPREQTLILRQEQLLEDPISTLAAVHQFLGVDPLPAAQPLRANKGSYSSPMGPSIRAQLHELFNPEISQLEQMLGWDLSAWR encoded by the coding sequence GTGAGTCGAAACCTCAGCTTCGTTACATTTCTGATTGCCGGAGTCCAAAAGGGTGGCACCACGGCACTAGCTGATTACCTCCGCCAGCACCCAGCTCTCTTCATCCCTGCGCTTAAGGAGCTGCATTTCTTCGACAACGAAGACCTCAACTGGCAGCACCCCGAGCAAACCATCAGCACTTACCACGCCTACTTCAAGGACGCCCCCACCGGCAGCCTCTGGGGCGAGGCCACACCCATCTACAGCTACTGGTGGCCGGCGATGGCACGGATCTGGACCTACAACTCCGCCATGCGCGTGATCCTCTGCCTACGCAACCCCGTGGAGCGGGCCTACTCCCACTGGGCGATGGAAACGGGTCGCGCCTGGGATGCTGTGTCCTTCGCGGAGGCCATCGCCTCTGAACAAGAGCGTTGCCGCAGCGCTCTACCCGAACAACACCGGGTGTTCTCCTACATCAGCCGGGGCTTCTACAGCGAGCAGCTGCGCCGCCTCTGGAGCTTCTTCCCGCGGGAGCAAACCCTGATCCTGCGCCAGGAGCAGCTGCTGGAGGATCCCATCAGCACCCTGGCTGCGGTGCATCAGTTCCTGGGGGTGGACCCGCTGCCGGCAGCTCAGCCCCTGCGGGCCAACAAAGGCAGCTACAGCAGCCCGATGGGACCCTCCATTCGCGCGCAGCTACATGAGCTCTTCAACCCTGAGATCAGCCAGCTGGAACAGATGCTGGGCTGGGATCTCAGCGCGTGGCGGTGA
- a CDS encoding DUF4172 domain-containing protein yields MVNRWIWQEPNWPRFHWDAPRLAPVIHRAHTKRLELQQLLNQLDTSLSQEASAALISRESLSTAGIEGEQLDPADVRSSVARRLQLPLESRQPRTNIKVDGLVNLLHTASSHPETPLSLATLHAWHSSLFAAGPDGLRAIRIGSLRGNDLMQVVSGPIGHETVHCEAPPREGLDIELQQLIHWFNHPPNGLDGLIRAGIAHLWFVTLHPYDDGNGRLARALTDRALAQVDAHEVRIHHALTLSARIQQQRDGYYLQLERCQKGTLEITEWLLWFLEQLSAAAQQNGRVANAVRAKALFWWSHRHTSFNPRQRKLLNHLLDAEPEGFEGGLTLRKAIGLTRTSRATAWRDLRELVDQQALEPIGAGRSSAYRIRWPQNILANPDHDS; encoded by the coding sequence ATGGTGAACCGCTGGATCTGGCAAGAGCCCAACTGGCCACGGTTCCACTGGGATGCCCCTCGGCTTGCCCCGGTTATCCACCGCGCTCACACCAAACGGCTCGAGCTCCAGCAGCTGCTGAACCAACTGGACACGAGCCTCAGCCAGGAGGCATCAGCCGCGCTGATCAGCCGCGAAAGCCTCAGCACGGCCGGCATTGAGGGTGAGCAGCTCGATCCCGCAGACGTGCGCTCCTCCGTGGCGCGCCGCTTGCAGCTGCCGCTGGAATCTCGCCAGCCGCGCACCAACATCAAGGTTGACGGCCTGGTGAACCTGCTGCACACCGCCAGCAGCCACCCGGAAACACCGTTGAGCCTGGCAACCCTGCATGCCTGGCACAGCTCGCTGTTCGCCGCAGGCCCTGATGGCTTGCGTGCGATCCGCATCGGCAGCCTGCGGGGCAACGACCTCATGCAGGTGGTGTCTGGCCCGATCGGCCATGAAACCGTGCACTGTGAGGCACCGCCGCGTGAGGGACTGGACATAGAACTGCAGCAGCTGATCCACTGGTTCAATCACCCTCCCAACGGCCTGGATGGGCTGATCCGAGCCGGAATCGCCCACCTCTGGTTCGTAACCCTCCATCCCTACGACGACGGCAACGGCCGCCTAGCCAGAGCCCTCACTGATCGCGCCCTGGCGCAGGTGGACGCACACGAAGTCCGCATCCACCACGCCTTGACCCTCTCGGCGCGGATCCAGCAACAACGCGACGGCTACTACCTCCAGCTCGAGCGCTGCCAGAAGGGCACGCTCGAGATCACCGAATGGCTGCTGTGGTTCCTTGAGCAGCTGAGCGCTGCTGCGCAGCAGAACGGCCGGGTGGCGAATGCCGTGCGCGCCAAGGCTCTCTTCTGGTGGAGCCACCGCCACACCAGCTTCAATCCGCGCCAGCGCAAGCTGCTCAATCACCTCCTGGATGCGGAACCGGAAGGGTTTGAGGGCGGCCTCACCCTGCGCAAGGCCATCGGCCTCACCCGCACCAGCCGCGCCACTGCCTGGCGCGACCTGCGCGAGCTCGTGGATCAACAGGCCCTTGAGCCGATCGGCGCCGGCCGCAGCAGCGCCTACCGGATCCGCTGGCCGCAAAACATCCTTGCAAATCCGGACCATGACTCCTGA
- a CDS encoding transposase, whose protein sequence is MAINAASERYRSLSRGGKQLLLDELQALTGYHRKSLLRRLNQRTDQQQSSRRGQHRRRYGPEVVEALVPLWEASDRLCGKRLHALLPQLVESLEHHGHLQLEQDVRARVLTMSSATIDRLLAPMRQSSGGNGWRRPPRAHSGVRRRVQVRTFKGWDDHKQPGWLEIDLVAHCGGRLEGRFIWTLVATDIATGWSESLPVITRDGASVLAAIQRLRQQLPFPLRGIDADNDPAFMNALMEQWCDAPEQGIELTRSRAYQSNDQAWVEQKNGVLIRRVVGYERLVGLEAAQVLAELYAALRLFTNLFQPSFKLKSSVREGGRIKRLHHPPRTPLQQLLRTGVMGEQEAADLRELRQRCDPVALLATMRSCQSRLALLISGQHANAMAGDPLAWQSPDEEKRELECFLQGLQALWRQSRPLQKKPKPRQGRRSRVDPFEVHAALIPQWLEAEPDVGSQELLERLIALAPERYGPQHKRTLQRRIRDWRVARVQQCLERAADRAETKPWTEEGVLPGVNQRR, encoded by the coding sequence GTGGCGATCAACGCGGCCTCAGAGCGTTACCGGAGCCTGAGCCGCGGGGGGAAGCAGCTGCTGTTGGATGAGTTACAGGCGCTCACCGGCTATCACCGCAAATCGCTGTTGCGCCGGTTGAACCAGCGAACCGATCAGCAGCAGAGCAGCCGGCGGGGCCAACACCGCCGCCGGTACGGCCCGGAGGTTGTTGAGGCGCTGGTACCGCTGTGGGAAGCCAGCGATCGGCTGTGCGGCAAGCGCCTGCATGCGCTGCTACCGCAACTGGTGGAATCGCTGGAGCACCACGGCCACCTGCAGCTGGAGCAGGACGTGAGGGCACGGGTGTTGACGATGAGCAGCGCCACGATTGACCGTCTGCTGGCACCAATGCGCCAGAGCAGCGGAGGTAATGGATGGAGACGCCCTCCCCGGGCCCATAGCGGCGTCCGCCGCCGCGTGCAGGTACGAACGTTCAAGGGCTGGGATGACCACAAGCAGCCCGGCTGGCTGGAGATCGATCTGGTGGCCCACTGCGGTGGGCGCCTGGAAGGACGCTTCATCTGGACTCTGGTAGCCACCGATATCGCCACGGGCTGGAGCGAGAGCCTGCCGGTGATCACGCGCGATGGGGCCTCGGTGTTGGCCGCCATCCAGCGGCTGCGGCAGCAACTTCCCTTCCCGTTGCGTGGGATCGATGCCGACAACGATCCCGCGTTCATGAATGCGCTGATGGAGCAGTGGTGTGATGCCCCGGAGCAGGGAATCGAGCTCACCCGCTCACGCGCCTACCAGAGCAACGATCAGGCCTGGGTGGAGCAGAAGAACGGGGTGCTGATCCGCCGTGTGGTGGGCTACGAGCGCCTGGTGGGCCTGGAGGCCGCTCAGGTGCTAGCTGAGCTGTACGCGGCACTGCGGCTGTTCACGAACCTGTTTCAGCCGTCGTTCAAGCTCAAGAGCAGCGTGCGGGAGGGTGGCCGAATCAAGCGGCTGCACCACCCGCCGCGGACACCGCTGCAGCAGCTACTGCGTACCGGTGTGATGGGCGAGCAGGAAGCCGCTGACCTCAGGGAGTTGAGACAACGGTGTGACCCTGTGGCGCTACTAGCCACGATGCGCAGCTGCCAGAGCCGGTTGGCGCTGTTGATCAGCGGCCAGCACGCCAACGCCATGGCGGGTGATCCGCTCGCCTGGCAAAGCCCAGACGAAGAAAAGCGAGAGCTGGAGTGCTTTCTGCAGGGTTTACAGGCGCTGTGGCGCCAGAGCAGACCACTGCAGAAAAAGCCCAAACCGCGCCAAGGCCGGCGCAGCCGTGTGGATCCCTTTGAGGTTCATGCAGCCCTCATCCCCCAGTGGTTGGAGGCAGAGCCGGATGTGGGCAGCCAGGAGCTACTGGAGAGGCTGATCGCCTTGGCCCCTGAGCGCTATGGCCCCCAACACAAACGCACGCTGCAGCGGCGAATCAGGGATTGGCGCGTAGCCAGGGTGCAGCAGTGCCTGGAGCGTGCGGCAGACAGAGCAGAAACCAAACCCTGGACAGAAGAAGGTGTGTTACCAGGCGTCAATCAAAGACGGTAA
- a CDS encoding type II toxin-antitoxin system PemK/MazF family toxin: MLQRYEIVLVAFPFTDGPAAKPRPALVITTSERYGDVLLAFISSNVSGPPDGDELDLSTEHPDFASTGLKVTSRLRLSRMTTLAAPLVKRRIGVLPHAWQVECQEVLQRVIGGSDSGYGSL; this comes from the coding sequence ATGTTGCAGCGTTACGAGATTGTGCTGGTTGCTTTCCCTTTTACGGACGGCCCAGCTGCAAAACCCAGGCCGGCCTTGGTGATCACCACCAGCGAGCGCTACGGCGATGTGCTGCTGGCCTTCATCAGCTCCAACGTCAGCGGACCACCTGATGGTGATGAACTCGACCTCTCAACAGAGCATCCAGACTTCGCCTCAACAGGCCTGAAGGTCACCTCGAGGCTGCGGCTCAGCCGAATGACCACCCTGGCAGCGCCCTTGGTCAAACGGCGCATTGGAGTGCTGCCCCACGCCTGGCAGGTGGAGTGCCAAGAAGTTCTGCAGAGGGTGATCGGCGGCAGTGATTCAGGGTATGGCTCTCTTTGA